Within the Phaseolus vulgaris cultivar G19833 chromosome 9, P. vulgaris v2.0, whole genome shotgun sequence genome, the region ATgtatcttttctttttctttctagtACATCCTCTAGAAGCACATGATTTTGAAGCTTTGGGATGCCAATTTAGTAGGGATTTCAAAACTTCATAGTAATGCTTTATGCAGTTAAATTTTATAGAAGTATGCGATAAATCTATAGAATCAATTAAATGAAGCAGTAGAACAAAATGACGCTCTCTTTTCCACATTTGTTGACTGATCACTTGACCCTCTATACCGAAATCATGAAATGTCAGCAAATGGGTATTCCATCAGATTGTGTCCTTTCATACTTTCAAGTTTTAAACGCTTTATGGATAAAAAATTTCCAAGCTCAACATGTTGATGCAAAACGTTGCAATATGCTTTTTCTTATACTTATTTGAAAGAGCAAAATACACTGATATCCCTTGTAATTTCTTGACAACTCAAACAATATCCTTTCCTTTGTAACATACACAGTAACTCTCCTTATAGGATACACCATGTAATGTGCTTTTTTGGGAGGAGTACCCGGTGTAATGTGTTTCAAATAATTAAGTGGGTGTAGACATTAAAAACACAACGATATCATGTGAAATTTAACAAACCCATAGGTTTCTTTAGGAGTGGATAAAATGCATGCATTGAGCTAAATTATTGCAAAATTGAACTGAACTCTAAAAGTAGTTCTACAAAACTGAACTAAATAATATAAcagttttaaattaattgaacTGAATTACATCATAGTAGAGTGAACTCAACCAAATTAATCTACTCTAAACTGGGTTTTAAATTGCTTAAACTACTTGAATTATTTGAAAGTTATATTTTCCAATCATATAAGTTATAGTCTAATTTAGTTCACAcagttttatttataaagaattcagttttttaaaactaaactaATTTAACATTTCAGttcaagttttttttcaaaacaattcaGTTTTTTTGTGgaattcaattttcttttatgCAACTCAATTTTGTATCACTTTGGTTCGGTCCAAATATTTTTGTACAACCTTTGGTGTGTCGATCTAATTTGCTCTTTCTGAAAAGCATGAGAAATTAAAGAGAGTGGATAATACTGCTTGCGATTGAACCTTCCAAAATGTGGTGCCCAAGTTTCAAATGACAGAACTCAAATCTCTAGTGTTAAGAAGACTTCTCTAAATTAACATGTGCCAAATTATTACCTTGGATCACATGATTAGTAATAGACAAAAAGCTACAAACTTAGGTGAATTTAACATCTAAAACATACAACTAAATTGGGAACAGGAAAAATAATAGAACAAgactttttattaattattagggAGCCAAACAGGCAGGTGTATAGAGAGAAAGCTCACAGAATAAACAAAAGTGAATCAAAGGATCACCTGCATTCGACGACCACGGCGACTTCTGACTCCAATTTTTGCGGAGTTCACAATTTGTTGTCTTTCTTCATAGCCAACTTCACTTTCACTATCCAGAGGATAGTTAGAGACTCTTTGCTTTATTACTTCCTGCATTTCAATAAAATTCATATTATAGTTTCACAAGGGAGAGAACCAAGGGTTCTAACACCTAATAGCAATGTTTAAAAAACTAGACTGAAAATGTTTTACTAAACTTGAAAGCACCatagaaataagaaaaaatgaatttcaaaactgtaaaggaatatattaagaaattacCTTTCCTGAAATGCCATTATGAACGTCTTCAAGCATAAGACCAACTTGCTTTGCCAAATCAACAGACATGTGCACAAGCCTTCGCACATATTTCTCCTTAGCTGTTTTGATTATCCACAGAGGCTGAGACATATCATAACAAAGAACTTCGTTGTGATATAAATATTACTGCAGAAGCCTACGTAGTCTATAACAATTAAATAGCGTATTAATGTTTTTCAGGAGTTGTACAGCTAGAATGACAAAGTAAAATAGAAGGACAAGCAAACAGTTTGAGCTTAAGAAAGTTCTATCCCTTCAAAAGGTCTTTCATGTGATTAGATAAATATTAGAATACAATGTAGGAGGACTTACTGTAATGAGATTACTAGAGTATCCAAGGTATCTTTGGATTGATGTCCCTTCAGTTACTACATGACTAACATTGCAGCCAACAAACCACTGTTCCACCAAACTAGCACCTTCTCTTGAAGCAGTCTCAGTAACCTATCAAACAATGCAAAGCATATAAGTGTCCAGGAAAAGAGCACTGGAATCATATGCTAGCTTAACCAAAACAAGGAACTGACACTGACCATTGTTCAACAGACTCCATATCATGTGAAACACTTCCAATAAAGCTAATATGATCACAAAATATCTAGGTATTTGTTCTCAGAAACACAATTTTACCTTGTTCCGCAACTCGGATGAAATACTTGGATCAACATAGATGGAGCAGCCAGACAAAGTTGAGTCCGAAATTCTGATAGACTCTCTCACAGAGAATCTTTGAAGTTCCTCGACACTATTAGCTTTCTTGGCTTGTTGGATTCTTGCTGGAAGACAATGATTATCGGCATTTGTATACTCAGAAAGCAGTCTAAAATCTTCCATGCGCATGTTGTTATCCCCGTAACTCTTCACTCTATAATGTGATTCGCTCAACCTCACTGCAGCAGATACAATAATGTATTTAGTTATAACAACTACAAATATAAACATGAATAACTTAAAGTCATACATCATTCGAGTTACAACATTACAACTATGctacttaattattaaaatcaatTCAGATAGAGAGCTAAAgaagatgaaaataaaattagtcaGAAAAAGTGAAAATCTCTATGACCTTAGAGACCACAGATTCCTTACTGGATTATGTATGATATTTTGATCAAGTGCAGCAAGATGCTATTGCTACTACAAATCCAATGCActctttgaaataaaaaataataaatgaaataaaaaggaATATGTATCAGTTTAAGCTTAACCAACCACTCATTCTCTGAATGAGAAGAAGTGTGTAGCCAGATAATCACCAAAAACTGCGCTGCTGACTCTTCTAATCACAAGAAGAATGTGTAGTTTGTTAAATACAATTAGACTCTACAGCATGAGTCTACAATTCAACATGAGGTCTAAAGATGCAAAATATGAAAGTTGTCAGATTCCTGTATTGTGTGACTCTACAGCATGAGGGATGAATCATAATCACCAAGAAAGCCAACCAAAATACAAAACATGTCAATGAAAACAGTTAAAATCAATTACCATTTTTCCTGACGCCATCCACAAACCAACCCAGTGTGACAATAAAAAGCCCATTTTTTGCTCCATGCTTCAGTGCATGCTCAAACTTACGTCCACCAAAACTGTACTACACGTTAAAGATTTCATTATAGCATTGAACCAATCATCATAAAATGTATTGGATGAATTCCAATGCTATGATAAAGGGCCACAAGCAATCATTATGATCATGCTATGGTAGATCCactaaacataaataaattacataacATCTTTCCGAACTCAgtacaaataaatttaaataaagaggAATTGATAAGGTACGACACTTTGTTCTGACTCAACCAAGAaagtaaagaaaatattttctgaATGTGAACAGAATTTTTTCCCATAGGGTTTATAATCAATGTATGACAGTAAATGGGCATTGCATATTCGTACTACAGTATCATGCTATTGCTATTACAATGTAGGAAATTTCGTATAATTTATGGCAGAAAAGGATATCTGAACCACCAAATGGGTACATTGAGGATGCAAATTGGGGCTATACTGGCCACCTAATCTCTCTGTAGCCTCCATGACCTGATTCCTAGCTTCTGCAAAACCACCAACCAAAAGAAAACAACACAACTGCATATCTCTTTAACTTGTCACggaaagagagagaagagaaacaAAGACGTCACAACACATTTACTATCAGTTTCACTGATAACTAAAACTACACCTTTTCAGCCAATTACATGAAAAGTTTTATGCCAAGAAGACAAGACAAAACAGAAGAGAACAGGCGAAGATAGATTTCATGAAAACATGCACTAATTACTATAAACCAGATAGAGAGTACAAAAGAGACCCCCTTTTGTTTCTCAACCCTTTGTTAGATTGCTCACTGTAAAAGATAAAACAGGAATGTAGATTACAGAAGTCCAAATATGTTTCATTTGACATCTTATATCGACAAAAAGGGCAACCATCATTCACCCGTCCATACCGTCTCGATGGAGAGAGAGAATAAGGTTCATTCTTTcgaaaataaaatgttatttaaacATTTATGCTGAATCAATCCAGTGGTTTGAAGTAATTTGTTGATAGAAACAGAAAGCTTAGAggaacaaggaaaagaaagagtAGTGGAGAGTGTCAAGCCAGGACAATGAAACTATATCCAACCAATCAAAAGTGAAAAACAGAATGATACATGAATGAATTCACACCTTTAGATAAACCAGTGACGCATATGACGAGACCAGCAAAAGGAGCAGTTGATGATGGCACTTGCACAGAGGACGAAACAGGAGACATTGGCTCCAATGATTGCAAACCTCTGAATGAAGGAACTGAAGATGAAAACAGCCTCGAACACCCCTTGCCACTCACAACTTCAACTCTACCATCACCACCCATAACAGCCACAAGATTTTTATCACacacaaattttaaaaacaaaagaaactatcTATCCATCATTCAGTAATTGAAAATTGCAAACCCACAAGGCATATATCTGGCTCAAAATTCATGAAACGGGTTTCCGATAATTCAATAGAAACAACGAATGGATGAATTATTAAAGGGGGGGAAAAAGAGTCGGGTCTGGGAAGAGTTGAACTTTAAATGGATCAAACCCAGATCACGTGAAGGGAAGAAACAATTccaaaattgaaattttggacAAGTTGAAAAAGGCTgtgagatgaaaaaaaaaacggaATCTTGAGTAAAGGGATTGCTGTTGTTGTGGAGTTGGAGACAGAGGATAGATTTTTGAAGATGTGtatgtttttgttttgcagTGTGTGTGCAGAGCAGAGGGAGGACAATAAGAAAAGGGAATTTTTTTGAATGTGGTGCTCTGTTATCTCTGACGATGAGTCACAGTCAGAATTATGAATCTTCTTTATCTGCGTGAGTAGGCGCAGGAAATAGTGCCCCTCAGACCATTATAGTTCCTACTTGTTATAGTGcttttttaaaaaggaaaaaacccTGCTTTTGTAAATTGCAAATGCATGTGATGTCTGAAGGAAGTAGTGggatgagagagagagagagagatggaAGAAAAAGCGGGTCAAAGCAGTAACAGGAATCACACTCACACACCTCTCAAGTTTCAACTTAACTCAACCCAAATTGAAAtgagagaggagagagaagagagaaaaagggttttgttttgaaaaagtttgGAGGATTCCCATTTCTTGAAGTGAGCGCAAGGTTTAGGAAATGTGAGTTAAAGATAGATGTGAGAAAGAAGGAAGAGACAAAGCTCACCTGGGTTCTGGTTCGTTGGGTGGGGTTCATGGTCTTTGCTGATCACAACACAAGAGAGTGCTGTGTGGTCCGTGTTGTGTTGTGCTGTGTATCTATGTCACCAACACGCCGGCGAAACCTTCTTTTCAAATTCAATGCCCTCAAAATATTATTCACAAATACATTAAGAGTGATGATACGATGAAACCATTTAATTAAAGttgttttatttcatttattttaaaattgtttttttttcacttttttattagaaataaaattCTAATTCTAATTTGGAATAGGATTATTAacatgttggagatctcacgtCGACTAAATATTAGAACATTTCATTATATAAACGTGGATGCAAACTTCACTTCATGAGCCAGTTTTATAgaattgagttagatttaaaattcatttcttaaCATGGTATAGAGCCACCATTTAAAATCTATTCAAGCGAATGTTTATTGGGTTTATCAGGTCATTATCggatcacccataatatgttatcccatgAATTAAATTGTCATGTTTGACGTGAAAAAGGTGTATGAATCGGTTTTATGAatttgaattagacttaaaatctattttttaacaatatatCACTacgtttttattttctttttaattataatttggtATGAGATTCTTAACATATCACTATTTCTTTTTTGAGTTGAAATTCAATACAGAATTATCAATATATAACACATAAAATGTGActgttaaaataattattatagaaagataaatcaataaaagaatatttaataaattgttttacattattaatgtatacttttttttccttttcttcatttCTATCTTTCACTCTATTTTCTCCATGTTGTATTCTAAAAAGCCCTGTATTCCTTTTTTTAGgtgatttaatattttctttctcgtgtactttgtttcttttagatgaaaattcaaaataagactttttttttatttggttttgattttgtttagaTTCAAAGGCATTTGATACAAAAGTGCATATGTGATCTTGAAGTTGTGTATGATTATGATTCTTCATTATATGTTCTCTCTCAAAGAATTTGTTTAATGTGTATTTGTTCAATATTAAAATTCGTGTTAATGTCTACAACACAAAATTTTACTGAGAAATTTTCAATACAGAATTCAATTCTTTTATATGAAACCATGTTTTCTTTAAAGATAactgtatttaaaaaataatcaaaagaCATTAACAcaacatatacttattattGCACGATTCAGTTAGATAATTTATTCTTagaattaattgttatattttttttaatcacttAGATTATGTTTAcaaatatttgaattaatttagaattattttgtattatatttatcCAAATTTATGACatgtataaaaaatgtatttattaaaatatggaTAATTTAATTATAGATTTACAACTGTTcagttttttctaaaatttaacaTAATCTCAAATCCTTTCAATTTAGACGCAATCACAAATCCTAAATGAGATTAGTATGTGAATAAAAATAGAATTGATTCTATTTAAACAACTCTTAATTAGTGGATCTAATCATTTAATGTATGATATATTTTGATAAGGCACATACatcaaaaaatatttcattaccCTAAAAAACTACTAAATGTATATATTACGTTATTACATGAAACACgtacaataatttatataatataattatttatagtcATCCCTCTTGGTAGTCTTATATATTATACTccaaatttctttattttattttttaaataaaaaattagatatcattATACTTACACATCAAGTAACCACAATCATctgatgaaaaaaatattattaaaaaaatacaaaaatatgggaggactaaatcaaaacacatatgttaaaaaaaatgatacatagttaaactatacatattcataaagaattttaagacATACTAGATTGAAGCATATTAAACCAATGAAATAATTCTCtgtaaataaatcataaattagtcaacttattaGTACATgtatttccttcacgaaaaatatgaataaccataaacctgatttttctaaaagtaaataatacaaccaaaacagaatcacattcaaatCATACATtaataagtatatttttttattcaaatcatacattaataagtatatttttttattcaaatcatacattaataagtatattttttttttctattagttCTAAAACTATTATATAAGGTTATTATGGTTATTGTATTAAGGACGGATTAACACATTTTTCTgtaacttttttttcctttttttctctatattttactttcaataaaaataaaaattactctcaattattttcttttcaagtgatgaatcatattttttattttttatctgcCTTTGTTTATTCTTGTCAGCAATCATAAATCGTAACCTTTTGAGTTTAGAAAATTATTGCTAGTTGAATTTCTTGCTGAGCTCTCAAGACATTGATTACTGAATTGACAGCACACATACAACATTTTCTGACTTTTCAAAGAATCCACTATGTCACTTGTTATAACTTGTGACAAATACTATTCACAAGTAATGTATATTTCACTATTCACAAGtaaaattttatgtaaaaaaatgaaaagaaaacataaaatgtTATAACAAAATGATTAGTACCTTAGACTTTATGTAAAAAAACGAAAAGAAAACATAGTAATtactaataattatataaaaaaaattactaataataatagtatatattctcatagtaatttattttaatattgaattatttatataagttaattttaggtttttttattaaaaatatttatgaaaaaatttgtCAGTTAGTCCCTTCTCCTGTTACTCAGTCGTTTAATCACATCAATTTCATATATAGTATTCAATAAGTAAATATATAAGTAAAGGTGAATCCATAAACTTTTATAGTATTCAATAGTATACCAAGTTTTTATAACAATTTAGACTAAATATTCTTTAAACCGTTTTGTACATAGCTTTGTCTTAAAtctcaattaatatttttaaatttgtgcgtttaatatttttattttataaaaactttcatatgttaaatatttgtgaatttaatatttaaatcaCTTTTCAGTACTTATTAACAAGATAAACTTGGAATTGGATACTTCATGATGTAATATTTTCTCTTCCTCTCGTGATTATGATTAGCTTTTCcaatacttattttaaaaaataagattttt harbors:
- the LOC137820382 gene encoding uncharacterized protein isoform X2, translating into MSPVSSSVQVPSSTAPFAGLVICVTGLSKEARNQVMEATERLGGQYSPNLHPQCTHLVVQSFGGRKFEHALKHGAKNGLFIVTLGWFVDGVRKNVRLSESHYRVKSYGDNNMRMEDFRLLSEYTNADNHCLPARIQQAKKANSVEELQRFSVRESIRISDSTLSGCSIYVDPSISSELRNKVTETASREGASLVEQWFVGCNVSHVVTEGTSIQRYLGYSSNLITPLWIIKTAKEKYVRRLVHMSVDLAKQVGLMLEDVHNGISGKEVIKQRVSNYPLDSESEVGYEERQQIVNSAKIGVRSRRGRRMQTCQTPIRPITPNNLLDCICWSISDSTSTASIYTDSFSVEDPSENHASIYFDAKGDGKDSEASFSNSTRPLTESEKSELIFKNHFLTILFPIDRFSEMGPSSRTFFSHNGFTCLQVLDHIHAFYQENMSRQEIEVAIHSDSRHADRLRSVYSSKERTAHGHVMFKRVEFLGSRTSFEMLKRVSGENNSNVYELLIRA
- the LOC137820382 gene encoding uncharacterized protein isoform X1 — its product is MGGDGRVEVVSGKGCSRLFSSSVPSFRGLQSLEPMSPVSSSVQVPSSTAPFAGLVICVTGLSKEARNQVMEATERLGGQYSPNLHPQCTHLVVQSFGGRKFEHALKHGAKNGLFIVTLGWFVDGVRKNVRLSESHYRVKSYGDNNMRMEDFRLLSEYTNADNHCLPARIQQAKKANSVEELQRFSVRESIRISDSTLSGCSIYVDPSISSELRNKVTETASREGASLVEQWFVGCNVSHVVTEGTSIQRYLGYSSNLITPLWIIKTAKEKYVRRLVHMSVDLAKQVGLMLEDVHNGISGKEVIKQRVSNYPLDSESEVGYEERQQIVNSAKIGVRSRRGRRMQTCQTPIRPITPNNLLDCICWSISDSTSTASIYTDSFSVEDPSENHASIYFDAKGDGKDSEASFSNSTRPLTESEKSELIFKNHFLTILFPIDRFSEMGPSSRTFFSHNGFTCLQVLDHIHAFYQENMSRQEIEVAIHSDSRHADRLRSVYSSKERTAHGHVMFKRVEFLGSRTSFEMLKRVSGENNSNVYELLIRA